A genomic stretch from Thauera sp. GDN1 includes:
- the secA gene encoding preprotein translocase subunit SecA, protein MISGLLKKIFGSRNDRLVRQYMNTVRKINALEGDISALSDEALRGKTAEFKQRLASGETLDALLPEAFAVVREAGKRVHGMRHFDVQLVGGMVLHNGKIAEMRTGEGKTLVATLPAYLNALSGKGVHVITVNDYLASRDADWMGRIYGFLGLTTGCNLSRMTHEQKQAAYAADITYGTNNEFGFDYLRDNMVYAVHERVQHGLNFAIVDEVDSILIDEARTPLIISGQAEDHTELYLKMNQVAPMLKQQQGGLDDKDEVLEPGDYTVDLKSHQVLLTEQGHETAEQILVRMGLLAEGAGLYDPANILLVHHLYAALRAHALYHRDQQYVVQNGEVVIVDEFTGRLMPGRRWSDGLHQAVEAKEGVRIQAENQTLASITFQNYFRMYGKLAGMTGTADTEAFEFQQTYGLETVVIPTNRPMRRRDENDKVYRTAKEKWDAVIEDIRGCVERGQPVLVGTTSIETNEFLSGVLKKAKVEHQVLNAKQHESEAQIVAQAGRPGMVTIATNMAGRGTDIVLGGNVEKPVAAVREDESLSDADKEAKIAAMRAEWQKVHDQVIANGGLHIIGTERHESRRIDNQLRGRSGRQGDPGSSRFYLSLEDPLMKIFAGERLNAIMVRLKMPEGEAIEHGMVTRSLESAQRKVEQRNFDIRKQLLEYDDVANDQRKVIYQQRNELLESEDISETIRAMRQGVLHDIFRRYVPVDSVEEQWEIPALEQALLSECQLRVPVGEWLKAEPSLDDEAILERVIQAGEETYAAKTAIVDPAAWHQFERNVMLQSLDTHWREHLAALDHLRQGIHLRGYAQKNPKQEYKREAFELFETLLDTVRADVTKVLMTVQIRAESQLEQAEVPPQVENVQYQHADYDEALGKAEGAEAGAQPQLNAGPKVGRNDPCPCGSGKKYKHCHGKLN, encoded by the coding sequence ATGATCTCCGGCCTGCTCAAGAAAATCTTCGGTAGTCGCAACGACCGCCTCGTCCGCCAGTACATGAACACCGTGCGCAAGATCAACGCCCTCGAGGGCGACATCTCCGCACTGTCCGACGAGGCGCTGCGCGGCAAGACCGCCGAATTCAAGCAGCGCCTGGCGAGCGGAGAGACCCTCGACGCCCTGCTGCCCGAGGCCTTCGCGGTCGTGCGCGAGGCCGGCAAGCGCGTCCATGGCATGCGCCACTTCGACGTGCAACTCGTCGGCGGCATGGTGCTGCACAACGGCAAGATCGCCGAGATGCGCACCGGCGAGGGCAAGACCCTGGTCGCCACGCTGCCCGCCTACCTCAACGCGCTGTCCGGCAAGGGCGTGCACGTGATCACGGTGAACGACTACCTCGCCAGCCGCGACGCCGACTGGATGGGCCGCATCTACGGCTTCCTCGGCCTGACCACCGGCTGCAACCTGTCGCGCATGACGCACGAGCAGAAGCAGGCGGCCTACGCGGCGGACATCACCTACGGCACCAACAACGAGTTCGGCTTCGACTACCTGCGCGACAACATGGTGTATGCGGTGCACGAGCGCGTGCAGCACGGCCTGAACTTCGCCATCGTCGACGAGGTGGACTCCATCCTGATCGACGAGGCGCGCACCCCGCTGATCATTTCCGGCCAGGCCGAGGATCACACCGAGCTCTACCTGAAGATGAACCAGGTCGCGCCGATGCTCAAGCAGCAGCAGGGCGGCCTCGACGACAAGGACGAGGTGCTCGAGCCCGGCGACTACACCGTCGACCTGAAATCGCACCAGGTGCTGCTGACCGAGCAGGGCCACGAGACCGCCGAGCAGATCCTGGTGCGCATGGGCCTGCTCGCCGAGGGCGCCGGCCTCTACGATCCGGCCAACATCCTGCTGGTGCACCACCTCTACGCCGCGCTGCGCGCGCATGCGCTGTACCACCGCGACCAGCAGTACGTGGTGCAGAACGGCGAGGTCGTGATCGTCGACGAATTCACCGGCCGCCTGATGCCCGGCCGGCGCTGGTCCGACGGCCTGCACCAGGCGGTCGAGGCCAAGGAAGGCGTGCGCATCCAGGCCGAGAACCAGACCCTGGCCTCGATCACCTTCCAGAACTACTTCCGCATGTACGGCAAGCTCGCCGGCATGACCGGCACGGCCGACACCGAGGCCTTCGAGTTCCAGCAGACCTACGGCCTCGAGACCGTGGTCATCCCGACCAACCGGCCGATGCGGCGCAGGGACGAGAACGACAAGGTCTACCGCACCGCGAAGGAAAAGTGGGATGCGGTGATCGAGGACATCCGCGGCTGCGTCGAGCGCGGCCAGCCGGTGCTGGTGGGCACGACCTCCATCGAGACCAACGAATTCCTCTCCGGCGTGCTGAAGAAGGCGAAGGTCGAGCACCAGGTGCTCAACGCCAAGCAGCACGAGAGCGAGGCGCAGATCGTCGCCCAGGCCGGTCGTCCGGGCATGGTCACCATCGCCACCAACATGGCCGGCCGCGGCACCGACATCGTGCTCGGCGGCAACGTCGAGAAGCCGGTCGCCGCGGTGCGCGAGGACGAGAGCCTGTCCGATGCCGACAAGGAAGCGAAGATCGCCGCGATGCGCGCCGAGTGGCAGAAGGTCCACGACCAGGTGATCGCCAACGGCGGCCTGCACATCATCGGCACCGAGCGTCACGAATCCCGCCGCATCGACAACCAGCTGCGTGGCCGTTCCGGCCGCCAGGGCGACCCGGGCTCCAGCCGCTTCTACCTGTCGCTGGAAGATCCGCTGATGAAGATCTTCGCCGGCGAGCGCCTGAACGCGATCATGGTGCGGCTGAAGATGCCCGAGGGCGAGGCGATCGAGCACGGCATGGTGACGCGCTCGCTCGAGTCCGCACAGCGCAAGGTGGAGCAGCGCAACTTCGACATCCGCAAGCAGCTGCTGGAGTACGACGACGTCGCCAACGACCAGCGCAAGGTCATCTACCAGCAGCGCAACGAGCTGCTCGAGAGCGAGGACATCTCCGAGACCATCCGCGCGATGCGCCAGGGCGTGCTGCACGACATCTTCCGCCGCTACGTGCCGGTCGACAGCGTCGAGGAGCAGTGGGAGATCCCCGCGCTCGAGCAGGCGCTGCTGTCCGAGTGCCAGCTGCGGGTGCCGGTGGGCGAATGGCTCAAGGCCGAGCCCAGCCTCGACGACGAGGCCATTCTCGAGCGTGTCATCCAGGCCGGCGAGGAGACCTACGCCGCCAAGACCGCGATCGTCGATCCGGCCGCCTGGCACCAGTTCGAGCGCAACGTGATGCTGCAGAGCCTCGACACCCATTGGCGCGAGCATCTGGCTGCGCTCGACCACCTGCGCCAGGGCATCCACCTGCGCGGCTATGCGCAGAAGAACCCGAAGCAGGAATACAAGCGCGAGGCCTTCGAACTCTTCGAGACCCTGCTCGACACCGTGCGCGCCGACGTCACCAAGGTGCTGATGACCGTGCAGATCCGCGCCGAGTCGCAGCTCGAGCAGGCCGAGGTGCCGCCGCAGGTCGAGAACGTGCAGTACCAGCACGCCGACTACGACGAGGCGCTGGGCAAGGCCGAAGGCGCCGAGGCCGGCGCGCAGCCGCAGCTCAATGCCGGGCCCAAGGTCGGCCGCAACGACCCCTGCCCCTGCGGCTCGGGCAAGAAGTACAAGCACTGCCACGGCAAACTGAACTGA
- the argJ gene encoding bifunctional glutamate N-acetyltransferase/amino-acid acetyltransferase ArgJ — protein MAVNLVTPNPADLKPVAGVRLGVAEAGIRKANRRDLTVIELAAGSRVAGVFTKNRFCAAPVQVCKAHLVGGTIRALVINTGVANAGTGEPGLANAQATCAALAQQMGIEAGQVLPFSTGVILEPLPVDRLVAGLPKAVADLRADGWFDAAHAIMTTDTLAKAVSRQVQIGGRTVTLTGISKGAGMIKPNMATMLGFLACDAAVSQALLDGLAREAADLSFNSITVDGDTSTNDSFIVIATGAAGNAEITDAASADYKVLRDAVIEVSIALAQAIVRDGEGATKFMTIAVEGGKDRDECRKVAYAVAHSPLVKTAFFASDPNLGRILAAIGYAGVDDLDVSKLRVWLGNPDESVLVAEHGGRAASYVEEAGSRIMKHAELTVRIDLARGAAAATVWTCDFSYDYVKINADYRS, from the coding sequence ATGGCCGTCAATCTCGTCACCCCGAACCCCGCCGATCTGAAGCCCGTCGCGGGCGTGCGCCTCGGCGTCGCCGAGGCCGGCATCCGCAAGGCCAACCGCCGCGACCTCACCGTGATCGAGCTCGCCGCGGGCAGCCGCGTCGCCGGCGTGTTCACGAAGAACCGCTTCTGCGCCGCGCCGGTGCAGGTGTGCAAGGCGCATCTGGTGGGCGGGACGATCCGCGCGCTGGTGATCAACACCGGCGTGGCCAACGCCGGCACCGGCGAGCCGGGCCTGGCCAATGCGCAGGCCACCTGCGCGGCGCTGGCGCAGCAGATGGGGATCGAGGCCGGGCAGGTGCTGCCGTTCTCGACCGGGGTGATCCTCGAGCCGCTGCCGGTGGACCGCCTGGTCGCCGGCCTGCCGAAGGCGGTCGCCGACCTGCGCGCCGACGGCTGGTTCGACGCCGCGCACGCGATCATGACCACCGATACCCTGGCCAAGGCGGTGTCGAGGCAGGTGCAGATCGGCGGCAGGACGGTGACGCTGACCGGCATCAGCAAGGGCGCCGGCATGATCAAGCCCAACATGGCGACCATGCTCGGTTTCCTGGCCTGCGATGCCGCGGTGTCGCAGGCGCTGCTCGACGGCCTGGCCAGGGAGGCGGCCGATCTGTCCTTCAACAGCATCACCGTCGATGGCGACACCTCGACCAACGACTCCTTCATCGTCATTGCCACTGGCGCCGCCGGCAACGCCGAGATCACCGACGCCGCCAGCGCCGACTACAAGGTGCTGCGCGACGCGGTGATCGAGGTATCGATCGCGCTCGCCCAGGCCATCGTGCGCGACGGCGAGGGCGCGACCAAGTTCATGACGATCGCGGTGGAAGGCGGCAAGGACCGCGACGAATGCCGCAAGGTGGCCTACGCGGTGGCGCATTCGCCGCTGGTCAAGACCGCCTTCTTCGCCTCCGACCCCAACCTCGGCCGCATCCTGGCGGCGATCGGCTACGCGGGTGTCGACGATCTCGACGTCTCGAAGCTGCGCGTGTGGCTCGGCAACCCGGACGAATCGGTGCTGGTCGCCGAGCACGGCGGGCGCGCGGCGAGCTACGTCGAGGAAGCGGGTTCCCGGATCATGAAGCACGCCGAACTGACGGTGCGCATCGATCTCGCGCGCGGCGCGGCGGCCGCCACCGTGTGGACCTGCGACTTTTCCTACGACTACGTGAAGATCAACGCCGACTACCGCTCCTGA
- the apaG gene encoding Co2+/Mg2+ efflux protein ApaG, with product MNTDERYQIEVTTIAEYVAEQSRPEDEHYVFAYHITIRNTGTVAARLVARHWVITDGNNKAQEVHGQGVIGEQPLLAPGEHFRYTSGCVLATPVGTMHGSYHMVAADDHAFDAPIAPFMLAMPRMLH from the coding sequence GTGAACACCGACGAGCGCTATCAGATCGAAGTCACGACGATCGCCGAATACGTCGCCGAGCAGTCGAGACCGGAGGACGAGCACTACGTGTTCGCCTATCACATCACCATCCGCAACACCGGCACGGTGGCGGCACGCCTGGTGGCGCGCCACTGGGTGATCACGGACGGCAACAACAAGGCTCAGGAAGTGCACGGCCAGGGCGTGATCGGCGAGCAACCCCTGCTCGCCCCCGGCGAGCACTTCCGCTACACCAGCGGCTGTGTGCTGGCCACGCCGGTGGGAACGATGCATGGCAGCTACCACATGGTCGCCGCCGACGATCATGCCTTCGACGCCCCGATCGCGCCTTTCATGCTGGCGATGCCGCGGATGCTGCACTGA